In the Ailuropoda melanoleuca isolate Jingjing unplaced genomic scaffold, ASM200744v2 unplaced-scaffold20854, whole genome shotgun sequence genome, AAGATGTGGACCCTAATGTCAAATAATTCTCTTCATGGTAAATAATACACTTATCAACTAAGAGATAAGACATTTCTTCCCCAGAGCATCTTCATAGCATTTGTCATCTCAGAATTTCTCAGAGTGTAGATCAGTGGGTTCAGCATGGGGGTTATGACTGTATAAAACACACTCAAAGATTTGTCAATGGGGAAGGTCTTAGCAGGTCttacatacataaaaatgcatgGAACAAAGAAGAAGACCACCACAGTAATGTGGGAACCACAGGTCTGGAGGGCTTTCCGCCTCCCTTCTGGACTAAAGTTCTTTAGGAAGTGTAAGATGACACCATAAGAGATGAGCAAGAGCACAAACACAATACTACAGATCACTCCTCCAGTGGCCAACACTAACAGGCCAATGACGTATGTGTCAGCACAGACCAGTTTCAGTAAGGGGTACATGTCACACAAAAAATGATC is a window encoding:
- the LOC117797974 gene encoding olfactory receptor 4A47-like; the encoded protein is FLASLSFMDVIYSSTISPRLILDLLFGKNTISFQSCMTQLLTEHFFGGSEVFLLLAMAYDRYVAICKPLHYXRYVAICKPLHYLVIMRQWVCVVLLVVSWVGGFLHSVIQVSTIYGLPFCGPNIIDHFLCDMYPLLKLVCADTYVIGLLVLATGGVICSIVFVLLLISYGVILHFLKNFSPEGRRKALQTCGSHITVVVFFFVPCIFMYVRPAKTFPIDKSLSVFYTVITPMLNPLIYTLRNSEMTNAMKMLWGRNVLSLS